A DNA window from Comamonas fluminis contains the following coding sequences:
- the rplB gene encoding 50S ribosomal protein L2: MAVIKLKPTTPGQRGAVKVTRDHLHKGEGFAPLLEAQFQKAGRNNNGHITTRHKGGGHKHHYRVVDFKRNKDGIPAKVERIEYDPNRTAHIALVCYADGERRYVIAPRNLEVGATIISGAEAPIRVGNTLPIRNIPVGSTIHCIELKIGAGAQIARSAGTSATLLAREGIYAQVRMRSGEVRKVHIECRATIGEVANEEHSLRRLGKAGVKRWMGIRPTVRGTVMNPVDHPHGGGEGKTGEGRHPVDPWGNLTKGYRTRNNKRTQTMIVSRRKK, from the coding sequence ATGGCTGTTATCAAGCTCAAACCTACGACCCCCGGCCAGCGTGGCGCGGTTAAGGTCACACGTGACCACCTGCACAAGGGTGAAGGTTTCGCCCCCCTGCTGGAAGCACAATTCCAGAAGGCCGGTCGTAACAACAACGGTCACATCACAACTCGCCACAAGGGCGGTGGTCACAAGCACCACTACCGTGTGGTGGACTTCAAGCGCAACAAGGACGGTATCCCCGCCAAGGTTGAGCGCATTGAATACGACCCTAACCGTACTGCTCACATCGCTCTGGTGTGCTACGCAGACGGCGAACGTCGCTACGTCATTGCTCCTCGCAACCTGGAAGTGGGCGCGACCATCATCAGTGGTGCTGAAGCTCCTATCCGCGTTGGCAACACCCTGCCTATCCGCAACATCCCCGTGGGCTCGACCATCCACTGCATCGAACTGAAGATCGGTGCTGGTGCTCAGATCGCTCGCTCGGCTGGTACCTCTGCCACTCTGCTGGCTCGCGAAGGCATCTACGCTCAGGTGCGTATGCGTTCGGGCGAAGTCCGCAAGGTGCACATTGAGTGCCGTGCCACTATCGGTGAAGTCGCCAACGAAGAACACAGCCTGCGCCGTCTGGGCAAGGCAGGTGTGAAGCGTTGGATGGGTATTCGTCCTACCGTTCGCGGTACGGTCATGAACCCTGTCGACCACCCGCACGGTGGTGGTGAAGGCAAGACCGGTGAAGGTCGTCACCCAGTTGACCCATGGGGCAATCTGACGAAGGGCTACCGCACCCGTAACAACAAGCGCACACAGACGATGATCGTGTCGCGTCGTAAAAAGTAA
- the rplD gene encoding 50S ribosomal protein L4, translated as MQLELLNEQGQAASKVEAPETVFGREFNEDLVHQLVTAYRANARQGTRAQKDREQVRHTTAKPFKQKGTGRARAGMSSSPLWRGGGRIFPNLPEENFAQKINKKMYRAGMASILSQLAREGRLAVVESLKLDTPKTKVLADKFKAMNVASTSVLVIADEIDENLYLASRNLKNVFVVEPRYADPVSLVHYKKVLVTKGAIDKLKEMFA; from the coding sequence ATGCAGCTCGAACTCCTGAATGAACAAGGCCAGGCAGCTTCCAAGGTGGAAGCTCCCGAGACTGTGTTCGGTCGTGAATTCAACGAAGATCTGGTCCACCAGCTGGTGACTGCCTACCGTGCCAACGCACGTCAAGGCACTCGCGCCCAGAAGGACCGTGAACAAGTGCGTCACACCACTGCCAAGCCTTTCAAGCAAAAGGGTACTGGTCGTGCACGTGCTGGTATGTCCTCCTCGCCTCTGTGGCGTGGCGGCGGTCGCATCTTCCCGAATCTGCCTGAAGAAAACTTCGCGCAGAAGATCAACAAGAAGATGTACCGCGCTGGTATGGCTTCCATCCTGTCTCAGCTGGCCCGCGAAGGCCGTCTGGCAGTTGTGGAATCCCTGAAGCTGGATACCCCCAAGACCAAGGTTTTGGCCGACAAGTTCAAGGCTATGAATGTGGCTTCGACGTCGGTTCTGGTGATCGCCGATGAAATCGACGAAAACCTGTACCTGGCTTCCCGCAATCTGAAGAACGTGTTCGTGGTTGAGCCGCGCTATGCAGACCCCGTGTCTCTGGTGCACTACAAGAAAGTGCTCGTCACCAAGGGTGCGATCGACAAACTCAAGGAGATGTTCGCATGA
- the rpsJ gene encoding 30S ribosomal protein S10 gives MSKQKIRIRLKAFDYKLIDQSAAEIVDTAKRTGAIVKGPVPLPTRMKRFDILRSPHVNKTSRDQFEIRTHQRLMDIVDPTDKTVDALMKLDLPAGVDVEIKLQ, from the coding sequence ATGTCTAAGCAAAAAATCCGTATCCGCCTGAAGGCATTTGACTACAAGCTGATCGACCAGTCTGCAGCCGAAATCGTGGACACCGCCAAGCGCACCGGCGCGATTGTCAAGGGTCCCGTGCCCCTGCCAACACGCATGAAGCGTTTCGACATTCTGCGTTCGCCTCACGTCAACAAGACCAGCCGTGACCAGTTCGAAATCCGTACGCACCAGCGTCTGATGGACATCGTTGATCCGACTGACAAGACAGTTGACGCTCTGATGAAGCTGGACCTGCCCGCAGGTGTGGACGTCGAAATCAAACTGCAATAA
- the rplP gene encoding 50S ribosomal protein L16 yields MLQPARRKYRKEQKGRNTGIATRGNSVAFGDFGLKSTDRGRLTARQIEAARRAISRHVKRGGRIWIRVFPDKPISTKPAEVRMGNGKGNPEYYVAEIQPGKVIYEIVGVPEELAREAFRLAAAKLPLRTTFVSRHIGA; encoded by the coding sequence ATGCTGCAACCTGCTCGCCGCAAATACCGCAAGGAGCAAAAGGGTCGCAACACCGGTATTGCAACGCGTGGTAACTCCGTTGCTTTCGGTGACTTCGGCCTGAAGTCCACTGACCGCGGCCGTCTGACGGCCCGCCAGATCGAAGCTGCACGTCGTGCAATTTCCCGTCACGTCAAGCGTGGTGGTCGTATCTGGATCCGCGTGTTCCCGGACAAGCCAATCTCTACCAAGCCCGCCGAAGTGCGTATGGGTAACGGTAAGGGCAACCCCGAGTACTACGTGGCCGAGATCCAGCCCGGTAAGGTGATCTACGAAATCGTAGGCGTGCCTGAAGAGCTGGCCCGTGAAGCGTTCCGCCTGGCTGCTGCAAAGCTGCCTCTGCGCACGACCTTCGTGTCCCGTCACATTGGTGCTTAA
- the rpsQ gene encoding 30S ribosomal protein S17 — translation MTEAKTSLKRTLVGKVVSDKRAKTVTVLVERRVKHPIYDKIMIKSSKYHAHDEQGEYKLGDVVEITESRPLSKTKNWVATRLVQKAALV, via the coding sequence ATGACGGAAGCTAAAACATCCCTCAAGCGCACCTTGGTTGGCAAGGTCGTGAGCGACAAGCGTGCCAAGACTGTGACCGTTCTGGTTGAACGCCGCGTCAAGCACCCCATCTACGACAAGATCATGATCAAGTCGAGCAAGTACCACGCTCACGACGAGCAAGGTGAGTACAAGCTGGGCGACGTGGTTGAAATCACCGAGAGCCGTCCTCTCTCCAAGACCAAGAACTGGGTTGCTACCCGCTTGGTGCAAAAGGCTGCTCTGGTGTAA
- the rpsC gene encoding 30S ribosomal protein S3 produces the protein MGQKIHPTGFRLAVSRNWASRWYASNRDFAGMLAEDIKVREYLKAKLKNAAVARVLIERPAKNARITIFSARPGVVIGKKGEDIENLKKELATRLGVPVAVNIEEVRKPEIDAKLIADSICQQLEKRIMFRRAMKRAMQNAMRLGAQGIKIMSSGRLNGIEIARTEWYREGRVPLHTLRADIDYGFSEAKTTYGIIGVKVWVYKGDTLGRNDLPAVETPRPEDERRPRGPRRDGRRDGDRAGRGGRRPAGTNAAPADGSDKPAGAGADSVKRVRKTDAPAAAADGKGE, from the coding sequence ATGGGACAGAAAATCCATCCTACCGGCTTCCGTCTGGCGGTCAGCCGTAACTGGGCAAGCCGCTGGTACGCAAGCAACCGTGACTTCGCCGGCATGCTGGCTGAAGACATCAAGGTTCGCGAGTACCTGAAGGCCAAGCTGAAGAATGCCGCCGTGGCTCGCGTTCTGATCGAGCGTCCTGCCAAGAACGCCCGCATCACCATTTTCTCGGCTCGTCCAGGTGTGGTGATCGGCAAGAAGGGTGAAGACATCGAGAACCTGAAGAAGGAACTCGCTACTCGCCTGGGCGTGCCTGTCGCAGTGAACATCGAAGAAGTGCGCAAGCCTGAAATCGATGCCAAGCTGATCGCTGACTCCATCTGCCAGCAGCTGGAAAAGCGCATCATGTTCCGTCGCGCCATGAAGCGTGCGATGCAGAACGCCATGCGTCTGGGTGCTCAAGGCATCAAGATCATGTCGTCCGGTCGTCTGAACGGCATCGAAATCGCTCGTACCGAGTGGTATCGCGAAGGCCGCGTGCCTCTGCACACTCTGCGTGCTGACATCGACTATGGCTTCTCCGAAGCCAAGACGACATACGGCATCATCGGCGTGAAGGTCTGGGTCTACAAGGGTGATACCTTGGGCCGTAACGATCTGCCCGCCGTGGAAACGCCCCGTCCTGAAGACGAGCGTCGTCCTCGTGGTCCCCGTCGCGACGGTCGTCGTGATGGCGATCGCGCAGGCCGCGGTGGTCGTCGTCCCGCTGGTACCAACGCCGCTCCTGCCGATGGCAGCGACAAGCCTGCTGGCGCTGGTGCTGATTCCGTTAAGCGCGTTCGCAAGACTGACGCGCCCGCTGCTGCAGCGGACGGTAAAGGAGAATAA
- the rpsS gene encoding 30S ribosomal protein S19 yields MTRSLKKGPFVDHHLLAKVEKAIATKDKKPVKTWSRRSMVLPEFIGLTIAVHNGKQHVPVYVTDQMVGHKLGEFALTRTFKGHPADKKAKK; encoded by the coding sequence ATGACTCGTTCTCTTAAAAAGGGTCCGTTTGTTGACCATCACTTGCTGGCTAAGGTCGAAAAGGCCATCGCCACCAAGGACAAGAAGCCAGTGAAGACCTGGTCGCGTCGCTCCATGGTTCTGCCCGAGTTCATCGGTCTGACCATTGCCGTGCACAACGGCAAGCAACACGTGCCGGTTTATGTGACTGACCAGATGGTTGGCCACAAGCTGGGTGAATTCGCGCTGACTCGTACCTTCAAGGGTCACCCCGCGGACAAGAAAGCCAAGAAGTAA
- the rpmC gene encoding 50S ribosomal protein L29, which translates to MTKSAELRQKDVAGLEAEVKSLQKAHFGLRMQKATQQLGNTATIKATRRDIARAKTILAEKQAAK; encoded by the coding sequence ATGACGAAATCTGCTGAACTCCGCCAAAAAGACGTGGCTGGTCTGGAAGCTGAAGTGAAGTCCCTGCAAAAGGCTCACTTTGGTCTGCGCATGCAAAAGGCCACGCAACAACTGGGCAACACTGCGACCATCAAGGCTACACGCCGCGACATCGCTCGTGCCAAGACCATCCTTGCTGAAAAGCAAGCCGCCAAGTAA
- the rplV gene encoding 50S ribosomal protein L22 — MSETRAVLRGVRLSVDKGRLVADLIRGKKVDQALNILTFTQKKAAVIVKKVLESAIANAEHNDGADIDELKVKTIFVEQGTTLKRFTARAKGRGNRISKPTCHIYVTVGN; from the coding sequence ATGTCTGAAACACGTGCTGTTCTCCGTGGCGTCCGCTTGTCTGTTGACAAGGGTCGCCTGGTCGCGGATCTGATTCGCGGCAAGAAGGTGGATCAAGCTCTGAACATCCTGACTTTCACACAGAAAAAAGCTGCTGTGATCGTGAAGAAGGTTCTGGAATCCGCTATCGCCAACGCCGAGCACAATGACGGCGCCGACATCGACGAATTGAAGGTCAAGACCATCTTCGTTGAGCAAGGCACCACGCTCAAGCGTTTTACCGCTCGCGCCAAGGGCCGCGGCAACCGCATCAGCAAGCCTACCTGCCACATCTACGTGACAGTCGGTAACTGA
- the rplW gene encoding 50S ribosomal protein L23: MSTTKFDEGRLMQVLVAPIVSEKATLVAEKSNAVTFKVLQNATKPEIKAAVELMFKVEVAGVSVVNTKGKTKRFGKTVGRRDNVRKAYVMLKPGQELNLSGEAA; the protein is encoded by the coding sequence ATGAGCACTACCAAGTTTGACGAAGGTCGTCTGATGCAAGTGCTGGTCGCTCCCATCGTGTCCGAAAAGGCCACTCTGGTTGCTGAAAAGTCCAATGCTGTGACATTCAAGGTGCTGCAGAACGCTACCAAGCCCGAAATCAAGGCCGCTGTGGAATTGATGTTCAAGGTTGAAGTGGCTGGCGTTTCCGTGGTGAACACCAAGGGCAAAACCAAGCGTTTCGGCAAGACCGTTGGCCGTCGCGACAATGTTCGCAAGGCATACGTGATGCTCAAGCCTGGTCAAGAGCTGAACCTGTCTGGGGAGGCTGCGTAA
- the rplC gene encoding 50S ribosomal protein L3, translated as MSLSNSLGLLGRKVGMMRLFTDDGDAVPVTVVDVSNNRVTQVKTQENDGYVALQVTFGARKASRVTKPAAGHLAKAGVEAGEVTREFRVTDETAGKYAAGAVLPVAELFSVGQKVDVQGTSIGKGYAGTIKRHNFSSQRASHGNSRSHNVPGSIGMAQDPGRVFPGKRMTGHMGDETVTTQNLDVVRIDEARQLLLIKGAIPGAKGGFVSVRPAIKAKASKGAN; from the coding sequence ATGAGTCTGAGCAACTCCCTGGGGTTGCTGGGTCGCAAGGTGGGCATGATGCGTCTGTTCACTGATGATGGGGACGCAGTGCCTGTCACAGTGGTGGATGTTTCTAACAACCGCGTTACCCAGGTCAAAACCCAAGAGAACGATGGCTACGTGGCCCTGCAGGTCACTTTCGGTGCACGCAAGGCTTCTCGCGTGACCAAGCCAGCAGCTGGCCACCTCGCTAAGGCAGGTGTTGAAGCCGGTGAAGTGACCCGTGAATTCCGCGTGACCGATGAAACCGCTGGCAAGTATGCCGCTGGTGCTGTTCTGCCTGTGGCCGAACTGTTCAGCGTTGGCCAGAAGGTGGACGTGCAAGGCACTTCCATCGGTAAGGGCTACGCCGGCACGATCAAGCGTCACAACTTCTCGTCGCAGCGCGCATCGCACGGTAACAGCCGTTCGCACAATGTCCCCGGCTCGATCGGTATGGCACAAGACCCAGGTCGCGTGTTCCCCGGTAAGCGTATGACCGGCCACATGGGCGACGAAACCGTCACTACTCAAAATCTCGACGTGGTTCGTATCGACGAAGCACGCCAACTGCTGTTGATCAAGGGTGCTATTCCTGGCGCCAAGGGTGGCTTCGTTTCCGTGCGCCCCGCGATCAAGGCTAAAGCTTCCAAAGGAGCGAACTAA